The Virgibacillus sp. MSP4-1 genome has a segment encoding these proteins:
- the pdaA gene encoding delta-lactam-biosynthetic de-N-acetylase, translating to MRAWKIPVIILTMLCVMISPWSEAFAYDQTAFGWGYKKNTEHNPPDAGKYGKMLDEYNSYYVDKSGEKVVYLTFDLGYEAGYTDMILDILKKENVPAAFFLAGHYITSATDLVKRMHEEGHVIGNHSYNHRDFTTLSEEKIKEELDKINKELNDAIGIRHTQFVRPPRGDFSERTLAITEELGYTSIFWSSALVDWGSQKGWNTAYKNIIDHIHPGAIVLLHATSKENALALEHLIPELRKRGYKFKSLEYLLWKEEVDLPYQFR from the coding sequence TTGCGTGCATGGAAAATTCCGGTGATTATCCTGACAATGCTTTGTGTCATGATTAGTCCATGGTCAGAAGCGTTTGCTTATGATCAGACGGCTTTTGGCTGGGGGTATAAAAAGAATACGGAGCATAACCCACCTGATGCAGGGAAATATGGAAAAATGCTTGATGAATATAACAGTTATTATGTTGATAAGTCCGGTGAAAAAGTTGTATATCTTACCTTTGATCTTGGCTATGAAGCAGGTTATACGGATATGATATTAGATATCCTGAAAAAGGAAAATGTACCTGCTGCTTTTTTTCTGGCCGGACATTACATTACCAGTGCCACTGATCTAGTCAAAAGAATGCATGAAGAAGGGCATGTGATTGGCAATCATTCGTACAATCACCGTGACTTCACCACCCTTAGTGAAGAAAAAATAAAAGAAGAATTAGACAAGATTAATAAAGAGCTTAACGATGCTATTGGGATTCGTCATACACAATTTGTCAGGCCGCCACGGGGGGATTTCAGTGAGCGAACCCTTGCGATAACTGAAGAATTAGGCTATACCAGCATTTTCTGGTCTTCCGCACTGGTGGACTGGGGCTCACAAAAAGGATGGAACACGGCCTATAAAAATATTATTGATCATATACATCCAGGCGCCATTGTTCTGTTACATGCTACATCGAAGGAAAATGCGCTTGCTCTTGAACATTTAATCCCTGAATTACGCAAGAGAGGGTATAAATTTAAGAGCTTGGAATACCTGCTCTGGAAAGAAGAGGTTGACCTTCCATACCAATTTCGTTAA
- a CDS encoding GNAT family N-acetyltransferase, which yields MAKWTFNHIETIGHITEDNDFYRQYHYPEMLIRYDSNFIEFKQMPTLVQLKELEQNMREFHRQYNQRHLKFEFPDNQKPVFDVMNYLKENKYDVGFLELYSIEPDQFPRVENHPDIEVKEVTDELFNDFIKLQYKQDIENGEEFAKGKIQLNERQHKDDQYMKVVAYYKGKPAGTMNVILSEQTVEIDDLAVLEEHQRKGIGSRLQRFVMDRFPESTIILVADGEDTPREMYQKQGYQYQGFKYEALKIEK from the coding sequence ATGGCGAAATGGACGTTTAACCATATTGAAACTATTGGACATATTACAGAAGATAATGATTTTTACAGACAGTATCACTATCCGGAAATGCTGATCCGTTATGATAGTAATTTTATAGAATTTAAGCAGATGCCAACGTTGGTGCAGTTAAAAGAGCTGGAGCAGAATATGCGTGAATTTCATCGGCAGTATAACCAGAGGCATCTTAAATTTGAGTTTCCCGATAATCAGAAGCCTGTTTTTGATGTAATGAACTATTTAAAAGAGAACAAGTATGATGTAGGCTTCCTGGAATTGTACTCAATTGAGCCTGATCAATTCCCCCGTGTAGAGAATCATCCAGATATTGAAGTGAAAGAAGTGACGGATGAGCTTTTCAATGACTTTATCAAACTTCAGTATAAACAGGATATTGAAAATGGTGAGGAATTTGCCAAGGGGAAAATACAGTTGAATGAGCGTCAGCATAAGGATGATCAGTATATGAAGGTTGTCGCTTACTATAAAGGTAAGCCAGCAGGTACAATGAATGTAATTTTGTCGGAGCAGACAGTAGAAATTGATGATCTGGCTGTGCTTGAAGAACATCAACGTAAGGGAATCGGCTCCAGACTTCAGCGTTTTGTGATGGATCGCTTCCCGGAAAGCACGATTATTCTGGTTGCTGATGGTGAGGATACACCGAGAGAAATGTACCAGAAACAGGGTTATCAGTATCAGGGGTTTAAGTATGAGGCGTTAAAAATTGAGAAATAA
- a CDS encoding Cof-type HAD-IIB family hydrolase has protein sequence MKFIASDFDGTLLNEKGMISERNIKAINKARSKGIQFAAATGRSYDAAIKPLKHAGINCPIIALNGATIYDENHHLIDSIPMDRETCKKILAVSQDAHLYIEFFTSDGIYSSSREQFAEVLEDIMKSANPDVTREEVETQVNQRFQNEKIQFIDDYRKLINHNDIQIFKMLCSSLNPDNLEMVYEQLKNESDIAITSSGHMNLEFNHPNAQKGMALERLAKQMNISMEDVMALGDNLNDKSMLERAGRGVAMENAAEEILSLCNYKTKTNEEDGVAYAIEEMLEEMKQGNEPAPEKF, from the coding sequence ATGAAGTTCATTGCATCAGATTTTGACGGAACCCTCTTAAATGAAAAAGGGATGATTAGTGAAAGAAATATCAAAGCGATAAATAAAGCACGATCGAAGGGGATACAGTTTGCGGCTGCAACCGGAAGATCCTATGATGCAGCCATTAAGCCTCTTAAGCATGCAGGTATAAACTGTCCGATTATTGCCTTAAACGGGGCGACTATTTATGATGAGAACCACCATTTGATCGACAGTATCCCAATGGACCGGGAAACGTGCAAAAAAATCCTTGCTGTCAGTCAGGATGCCCATTTATATATTGAATTTTTCACGAGTGATGGGATTTATTCTTCAAGCCGGGAGCAGTTTGCGGAAGTTCTTGAGGACATTATGAAATCGGCCAATCCGGATGTGACAAGAGAAGAAGTTGAGACACAGGTGAATCAGCGCTTTCAAAATGAAAAAATACAGTTTATCGATGATTATCGTAAATTAATCAATCATAACGATATTCAGATCTTTAAAATGCTTTGTTCATCTTTGAATCCAGACAACCTGGAAATGGTTTATGAGCAGCTGAAAAATGAATCGGATATCGCGATTACGTCATCCGGTCACATGAACCTTGAATTTAATCACCCGAATGCACAAAAAGGAATGGCCCTGGAGCGACTAGCTAAACAAATGAACATTTCCATGGAGGATGTTATGGCTCTGGGTGATAATTTAAATGATAAAAGCATGCTGGAACGTGCAGGACGTGGCGTGGCCATGGAAAATGCAGCCGAGGAGATTTTATCCCTCTGCAACTATAAAACGAAAACGAATGAAGAAGATGGAGTCGCTTATGCGATTGAAGAAATGCTTGAGGAAATGAAGCAGGGAAATGAACCTGCACCTGAAAAATTTTAA
- the cyoE gene encoding heme o synthase, translating to MAKEVTSSVNQVKDEQVKSSLLTDLRELFKAGVLIANVLPVFTGFWLAIRLTGLSFSNHLSLLLMTIIGSTCVMAGALIINNWYDVDIDTIMRRTQKRPTVTGHMSLKTVLWLGILFSVTGMIFLWFTSAEAAFWAFVGWITYVWLYTMWSKRRYTLNTLIGSVSGAVTPLIGWGAVSSTFHIIPIVLFLVMFIWQVPHTFAVAIRKHDEYKAAGVAMLPVVHGIDITKRQTTVYIACLFPLPFLLAELGVAFVLLATLLNIGWFIFAVRGFFTDDHLKWARTIFLYSLNYLVIFYIAIIIVTAVS from the coding sequence ATGGCAAAAGAAGTAACCTCCTCCGTCAATCAGGTGAAAGATGAGCAGGTAAAGTCGTCTTTGCTTACCGATTTAAGGGAACTTTTTAAAGCAGGTGTTCTGATTGCGAACGTACTCCCTGTTTTTACAGGCTTTTGGTTAGCGATCAGGTTAACAGGGCTGTCGTTTTCCAATCATCTTTCTTTGCTGCTGATGACGATTATTGGCAGTACATGTGTGATGGCAGGAGCTCTTATTATAAATAACTGGTATGATGTTGATATTGACACCATTATGAGACGGACGCAAAAGCGGCCAACAGTTACCGGGCATATGTCCTTAAAGACGGTATTATGGCTTGGAATTCTTTTTAGTGTTACAGGTATGATATTTTTATGGTTTACCAGTGCTGAAGCAGCGTTCTGGGCTTTTGTCGGCTGGATTACATATGTATGGTTATATACGATGTGGTCCAAACGCAGGTATACGTTAAACACGCTGATTGGGAGTGTTTCCGGAGCGGTCACCCCCCTGATTGGATGGGGAGCTGTTTCCTCAACTTTTCATATCATACCTATTGTGCTTTTTTTAGTGATGTTTATTTGGCAGGTGCCCCATACATTTGCTGTAGCTATACGAAAACATGATGAGTATAAAGCAGCTGGAGTGGCCATGCTCCCGGTTGTTCATGGAATCGACATTACGAAGCGGCAGACCACGGTATATATTGCCTGTTTATTTCCGCTTCCCTTTTTATTAGCAGAGTTGGGGGTTGCTTTTGTTTTACTCGCCACACTGCTTAATATAGGCTGGTTCATCTTTGCTGTCCGTGGTTTTTTCACGGACGACCATCTGAAATGGGCAAGGACCATTTTCCTGTATTCCCTGAACTATCTGGTCATTTTTTATATTGCCATAATTATTGTAACGGCCGTTTCTTAA
- a CDS encoding DoxX family protein — MYRLSPLKMMSYVTAFVFLTSGIMKLINEDFGQHFIHMGLPYPLIMVKVIAVIEVIGAICFLAQKWVKLASIPLIFIMFGAIFLTKIPILETGFMSFLFEARLDLIMLALLWFLYNRYPQ, encoded by the coding sequence ATGTACAGACTGTCACCATTAAAAATGATGAGCTATGTTACAGCCTTTGTTTTTCTTACATCCGGAATCATGAAATTGATAAATGAGGATTTTGGCCAGCACTTTATTCATATGGGACTTCCTTACCCCCTGATTATGGTCAAGGTTATTGCGGTCATTGAAGTGATCGGGGCTATCTGCTTTTTAGCGCAAAAGTGGGTTAAACTCGCTTCTATCCCTTTGATTTTTATTATGTTTGGTGCCATTTTCCTGACCAAAATCCCGATTTTGGAAACAGGATTTATGTCCTTTTTATTTGAAGCACGCCTTGATCTCATTATGCTTGCTTTGCTGTGGTTTTTATATAATCGTTACCCTCAATAG
- the hisD gene encoding histidinol dehydrogenase yields MKIIRDSQVNLERTILDEHDEQYDAVKGILKQVKDNGDRALYALTERLDGVKLPDLLVSKSEIIEAYGTVENSFVNAIKQAAANIRSFHEKQKRQSWMDTSPNGTILGQLVRPIPKAGIYVPGGRAAYPSSVLMNGIPALVAGVEQIVMVTPPDKHGMVNPGVLIAANELGIKHIYKIGGAQAVGALAYGTETIPKVDKITGPGNIYVALAKKEVYGLVDIDSVAGPSEILVIADETANPQLAAADLISQAEHDPLSTATMITTSDQIAKQVRTEVTRQLQNLPRREIAEASIENNGVIYVVPDLDTAVQMTNDYAPEHLELLVKEPFELIGKIKNAGAIFVGENSTEAIGDYFAGPNHILPTGGTAKFSSPLGVDDFIKKSSLISYSKADLDKNAESIATLAQFEQLQGHANAVIFRKQRS; encoded by the coding sequence GTGAAGATCATTAGGGATTCTCAGGTGAATTTGGAACGGACGATATTAGATGAGCATGACGAGCAGTATGATGCAGTCAAAGGGATATTAAAACAGGTGAAAGACAACGGTGATCGAGCACTCTATGCATTAACGGAGCGGCTGGATGGTGTAAAACTGCCTGACTTATTAGTATCCAAATCAGAAATTATTGAAGCATATGGGACTGTGGAAAACAGCTTTGTCAATGCCATTAAGCAAGCTGCCGCAAATATACGCTCCTTTCATGAAAAACAGAAACGGCAAAGCTGGATGGATACGTCACCCAATGGCACCATTTTAGGCCAGCTGGTTCGCCCGATACCCAAAGCGGGTATTTATGTGCCGGGAGGAAGGGCTGCGTATCCTTCTTCAGTATTGATGAACGGGATTCCCGCACTGGTCGCAGGTGTCGAGCAAATTGTTATGGTCACCCCTCCGGACAAACACGGAATGGTTAACCCTGGCGTATTGATTGCAGCTAATGAACTTGGTATCAAACATATCTATAAAATCGGAGGAGCACAGGCAGTTGGTGCGCTGGCCTATGGTACAGAGACCATACCAAAAGTGGATAAAATCACGGGTCCTGGGAATATTTATGTAGCCTTGGCCAAAAAAGAAGTGTACGGATTGGTGGATATTGATTCTGTAGCAGGACCAAGCGAAATCCTTGTGATAGCAGATGAAACGGCGAATCCACAGCTGGCAGCAGCGGATTTGATTTCACAAGCAGAGCATGATCCCCTTTCTACGGCAACTATGATTACAACTTCTGATCAAATAGCTAAACAGGTTCGTACAGAGGTCACCCGACAGCTTCAGAACCTTCCAAGGCGAGAGATTGCAGAAGCATCCATCGAAAACAATGGAGTCATTTATGTGGTTCCGGACTTGGATACAGCGGTTCAAATGACAAATGATTATGCACCGGAGCATCTGGAGTTACTTGTAAAAGAACCGTTTGAACTGATAGGCAAAATAAAAAATGCTGGAGCCATTTTCGTCGGTGAAAATAGCACAGAAGCGATAGGGGATTATTTCGCCGGTCCTAATCACATACTGCCAACGGGTGGAACAGCCAAATTTTCCTCGCCTTTAGGTGTGGATGACTTTATAAAAAAATCCAGCCTGATTTCCTACAGCAAAGCAGATCTGGATAAAAATGCTGAATCCATCGCAACATTGGCTCAGTTTGAACAATTACAAGGCCATGCAAATGCCGTCATTTTCCGAAAACAACGATCCTGA
- a CDS encoding ferritin family protein, whose amino-acid sequence MYSYLNGTQYNAYNLVQTDTHLLADIQKAIHGEYSAIACYKNLAEMAPAKDVKEKIVEIRQDEKRHFEEFSHIYTNLSGQSPDYTITEECPNNYRAGIEFAFKDEQETVDFYLDIADRADDPYIKDRFRRAAADEQNHAVWFMFFISKLRNRAIEHRQIENFGAKGALGAAALTLPQMLTYALQDEYLAQARYENVLATFGDIRTFTQIKEAERRHIQALLPLFERYQVPLPQNIAQSFVSTPDSIKAAYQAGVQGEIENISMYDRFLAYNLPFDVRTVFQQVRNASVNHLAAFERGLARA is encoded by the coding sequence ATGTATTCTTATCTTAATGGTACACAGTATAATGCATATAATCTTGTGCAAACGGATACTCATCTGTTAGCAGATATTCAGAAAGCCATTCATGGAGAGTATAGTGCCATTGCCTGTTACAAGAACTTAGCTGAGATGGCACCTGCAAAGGATGTGAAGGAAAAAATAGTTGAGATACGACAGGATGAAAAACGACATTTTGAGGAGTTCAGTCATATTTATACAAACCTGTCAGGACAAAGCCCGGATTATACCATTACTGAGGAATGTCCGAACAACTATAGAGCAGGGATTGAATTTGCTTTTAAAGATGAACAGGAGACCGTTGATTTTTATTTGGATATAGCTGATCGGGCTGATGACCCATATATTAAAGACAGGTTCCGTCGTGCGGCTGCCGATGAACAGAATCATGCCGTCTGGTTTATGTTTTTTATCTCAAAGTTAAGAAATCGTGCTATCGAGCATCGACAAATCGAGAATTTTGGTGCAAAAGGGGCGTTGGGTGCAGCTGCACTGACTCTCCCTCAAATGTTAACGTATGCCCTTCAGGATGAATATCTGGCCCAAGCGAGATATGAAAATGTTTTGGCAACCTTTGGGGATATCAGAACGTTCACTCAAATAAAAGAAGCAGAAAGGCGACATATCCAGGCGCTTTTGCCACTTTTTGAACGGTATCAGGTGCCGCTTCCTCAAAATATCGCCCAGAGTTTTGTCAGCACACCGGATAGTATTAAAGCCGCATATCAGGCTGGCGTTCAGGGTGAGATAGAAAACATTTCAATGTATGATCGGTTCCTGGCCTATAATCTTCCTTTTGATGTGAGGACTGTTTTTCAGCAGGTCCGGAATGCTTCTGTCAATCATTTGGCAGCGTTTGAAAGAGGGCTTGCCAGAGCATAG
- a CDS encoding DNA-3-methyladenine glycosylase, whose translation MWTKEIKVNGMFDFDYTLLRFSFDPLVDLNREERWVRIPLRLGTEKHIVKVRAIGTPYEPVFEIQGNDEAKKDKLMAFINDIFLWDRDLRPIQQFFQKTKLAPLFEQYPGTPIVKDFHPFDCLMKTIIHQQLNMKFAYTLTTRYIQNFGEEINGVWFQPTPEKVASLDYDALRELQFSQRKAEYVIDTARKIADGKLDLQKLSGLPDEDVLNILTKVRGVGPWTVENWLMFGLGRENLLPAADIGIQNALKKFLGKDKKPHKDDIYQMGEEWSPYRSYASLTLWRSIEG comes from the coding sequence ATGTGGACGAAAGAAATAAAGGTAAATGGAATGTTCGACTTTGACTATACCTTGCTTCGTTTTTCCTTTGACCCATTAGTTGACCTGAATCGTGAAGAGCGTTGGGTTCGAATTCCCCTGCGCCTTGGCACAGAAAAGCACATCGTAAAGGTACGGGCCATCGGTACTCCATATGAACCGGTTTTTGAGATACAGGGAAATGACGAGGCCAAGAAGGACAAGCTGATGGCTTTCATTAACGATATTTTTCTTTGGGATCGTGACCTAAGGCCCATTCAGCAGTTTTTTCAAAAAACAAAACTGGCACCGCTCTTTGAACAATACCCGGGTACTCCAATTGTCAAAGACTTTCATCCATTTGATTGCTTAATGAAAACCATTATTCATCAGCAGTTAAACATGAAATTTGCTTACACATTGACTACTAGGTACATACAAAACTTTGGGGAAGAAATCAATGGGGTATGGTTTCAGCCCACGCCGGAAAAAGTGGCCAGTCTGGATTATGATGCCTTGAGAGAGCTCCAGTTCAGTCAGCGCAAAGCAGAATATGTAATTGATACAGCACGAAAAATTGCAGATGGAAAGCTTGATTTGCAGAAGTTATCAGGATTACCAGATGAGGATGTACTTAACATTTTGACCAAGGTACGAGGGGTTGGCCCATGGACCGTGGAAAATTGGCTTATGTTTGGCTTAGGCAGGGAAAATCTGCTGCCCGCGGCTGATATTGGTATACAGAATGCACTTAAGAAATTCCTTGGGAAAGATAAGAAACCGCACAAAGACGACATTTATCAAATGGGTGAAGAGTGGAGTCCTTATCGAAGTTATGCCTCTCTTACGTTGTGGAGAAGCATTGAAGGATAA
- a CDS encoding SDR family NAD(P)-dependent oxidoreductase — protein MDLQLQGKHVLVTGGSKGIGKAIAKEFLEEGARVSIAARNLNDLEKTKEELGKGISIYQTDITNADEREKLMQSFVNEHGSIDVLINNAGGSKGANITDTEMDLFYDTLELNYFSAVHLSKLATEYMKKNNSGSIINITSIYGRESGGKPTYNNAKSALISFTKALADEVAVDGVRVNSIAPGSILHETGNWQKRIEADPEGMKQFVKREIPGGRFGTPEEIANVAVFLASEKASWVVGTSINVDGGQSKMNF, from the coding sequence ATGGATTTACAGCTGCAAGGAAAACATGTGCTCGTAACGGGTGGTTCAAAAGGTATTGGAAAGGCGATTGCCAAAGAGTTTCTAGAGGAAGGTGCCCGTGTATCGATTGCGGCCCGAAACCTGAATGATCTGGAGAAAACAAAAGAAGAATTAGGGAAAGGCATCTCCATTTATCAAACCGATATAACGAATGCAGATGAGCGTGAGAAACTCATGCAATCCTTTGTGAACGAGCACGGTTCAATTGATGTTCTGATTAATAATGCCGGGGGAAGCAAAGGGGCAAATATCACAGACACAGAAATGGATTTATTTTATGATACATTGGAACTGAATTATTTTTCGGCGGTTCATTTAAGTAAGCTGGCTACTGAGTATATGAAAAAGAACAACAGCGGCTCGATTATTAATATTACCTCCATCTATGGACGGGAGAGTGGAGGTAAGCCCACCTATAACAATGCTAAATCGGCTTTAATCAGTTTTACAAAAGCTCTGGCGGATGAAGTGGCAGTTGATGGAGTGCGAGTGAACAGCATTGCACCGGGAAGTATTCTGCATGAAACCGGAAACTGGCAAAAACGGATTGAAGCGGACCCGGAAGGCATGAAGCAGTTTGTGAAAAGGGAGATCCCGGGTGGCCGATTTGGTACGCCTGAAGAAATTGCAAATGTGGCTGTGTTTCTTGCTTCAGAAAAGGCATCCTGGGTTGTGGGGACAAGCATAAATGTCGATGGAGGCCAGTCGAAAATGAATTTTTAG
- a CDS encoding FAD-binding oxidoreductase: MKKVIVAGAGILGASTAYHLAKDGAEVIIVDRFDEGQATDSAAGMICPWLSQRRNKAWYQLAKGGARYFPDLVQQLAGDGEENTGYYRSGTLFVHSDKEKLEKKIKMAEKRREDAPEMGEITSLSPEETQRYFPPLKEGYHGVLVSGGARVDGRAMRKALIRGAARHGAVFVEGDATLTFDGNRVTGVQVNDETFEADEVVVTAGAWSKDMVKPLGIDLDITYQKGQVVHLEIPGVETHQWPVIMPPNDQHILAFESGRIVIGATHEDDTGLDVRVTAGGVSEVLGKALDVAPGLSESTIMDTRTGFRPYTPGSLPVIGPLPGFEGIYLANGLGASGLTSGPYLGRELAKLVLHKQTEIDISLYDVKGAIQT; this comes from the coding sequence ATGAAAAAAGTTATTGTAGCAGGCGCGGGTATTTTAGGAGCTTCAACAGCCTATCACTTAGCGAAGGACGGAGCAGAAGTGATCATCGTGGATCGCTTTGATGAGGGGCAGGCGACAGACTCTGCAGCAGGCATGATCTGCCCGTGGCTGTCCCAGCGCCGAAATAAGGCGTGGTACCAGTTAGCCAAAGGCGGTGCACGCTATTTTCCCGATCTGGTTCAGCAGTTGGCAGGGGACGGAGAGGAGAACACCGGATATTATCGTTCAGGGACTCTTTTCGTTCATTCAGATAAAGAAAAGTTAGAAAAGAAGATAAAGATGGCGGAAAAAAGGCGGGAGGATGCACCGGAAATGGGTGAAATTACTTCTCTTAGTCCTGAAGAAACCCAACGATATTTCCCGCCATTAAAGGAAGGTTATCACGGGGTTCTGGTCAGTGGAGGTGCACGTGTGGACGGACGTGCCATGCGTAAGGCGCTTATTCGTGGAGCTGCCAGGCATGGGGCCGTTTTTGTGGAAGGAGATGCCACTCTTACTTTTGACGGGAACCGTGTGACGGGCGTTCAAGTGAATGACGAAACCTTTGAGGCGGATGAAGTCGTCGTAACGGCCGGAGCATGGTCTAAAGACATGGTAAAGCCACTGGGAATAGATCTGGATATTACGTATCAGAAGGGGCAGGTCGTTCATTTGGAAATCCCGGGGGTGGAGACTCATCAATGGCCTGTTATTATGCCTCCTAATGATCAGCACATTCTGGCCTTTGAAAGTGGCAGAATCGTGATTGGTGCCACCCATGAAGATGATACTGGACTGGACGTGCGGGTGACTGCTGGAGGCGTCAGTGAGGTTCTCGGAAAAGCACTGGATGTGGCCCCAGGCTTATCAGAGAGCACAATCATGGATACAAGAACCGGATTTCGCCCTTACACACCAGGGTCTCTGCCGGTCATTGGCCCTCTTCCGGGCTTTGAAGGTATCTATCTTGCCAATGGGCTCGGTGCATCCGGACTTACCAGTGGACCATACCTGGGAAGAGAATTGGCTAAGCTGGTATTACATAAGCAAACCGAAATCGATATAAGCTTATATGATGTAAAAGGTGCCATCCAAACCTAA